The Devosia sp. A16 genome includes a window with the following:
- the araD1 gene encoding AraD1 family protein, protein MHLIQFEDDKGARAVGATEGGVTSVVTGASSVYALAAEAAERGLSLRALVIEKGLGQRLDREALAREGRLLPPVDHPDPSHLYVTGTGLTHLGSASTRDAMHKSNQQAAEAPLTDSMKMFRMGLEGGKPKPGEIGVQPEWFYKGNGYTVAAPGQPIPSPAFAKDAGEEPEIAGIYYIGKDGTPFRLGFALGNEFSDHVTERVNYLFLAHSKLRFCSFGPELRVGELPRHVSGMSRILRDGKVLWEKPFLSGEDNMSHTIANLEYHHFKYDLFRQPGDIHVHMFGTATLSFADGIKTEPGDLFEIEESQFGLPLRNAVAWNEDRPVTVRQL, encoded by the coding sequence ATGCATCTCATCCAGTTTGAGGACGACAAGGGCGCACGCGCCGTGGGCGCCACCGAAGGCGGCGTCACCAGCGTGGTCACCGGGGCCTCGAGCGTTTACGCGCTCGCGGCTGAAGCTGCCGAGCGCGGGCTGTCGCTGCGCGCCCTGGTGATCGAGAAAGGCCTCGGACAGCGGCTCGACCGCGAGGCGCTCGCCCGCGAAGGCCGCCTGCTCCCCCCGGTCGACCATCCCGATCCGTCGCACCTGTATGTCACCGGCACGGGCCTCACCCACCTGGGGTCGGCCTCGACCCGCGACGCCATGCACAAGTCGAACCAGCAGGCGGCCGAGGCCCCGCTGACCGACTCGATGAAGATGTTCCGCATGGGCCTCGAAGGCGGCAAGCCCAAGCCCGGCGAAATCGGCGTGCAGCCCGAATGGTTCTACAAGGGGAACGGCTACACCGTCGCCGCCCCGGGCCAGCCGATCCCCTCGCCGGCCTTTGCCAAGGATGCCGGTGAAGAGCCCGAGATCGCCGGCATCTACTATATCGGCAAGGATGGCACGCCGTTCCGCCTCGGCTTCGCGCTCGGCAACGAGTTCTCCGACCACGTGACCGAGCGGGTGAACTACCTGTTCCTCGCCCATTCCAAGCTCCGCTTCTGCTCGTTCGGGCCGGAACTCAGGGTCGGCGAACTGCCGCGCCACGTCTCGGGCATGTCGCGCATCCTGCGCGACGGCAAGGTGTTGTGGGAGAAACCGTTCCTCTCTGGCGAGGACAACATGAGCCACACCATCGCCAACCTCGAATACCACCACTTCAAATACGACCTGTTCCGGCAGCCGGGCGACATCCACGTCCACATGTTCGGCACCGCGACGTTGAGCTTCGCCGACGGCATCAAGACCGAACCGGGCGACCTGTTCGAGATCGAGGAAAGCCAGTTCGGCCTGCCGCTCCGCAACGCCGTGGCCTGGAATGAAGATCGGCCGGTGACGGTCCGCCAGCTCTAG
- a CDS encoding calcium-binding protein, which produces MITVSASTSAAELQAIIDSAPAGETILLGAGTFQFDETIVIDRDDITVMGTGSAATTIELVGNARAGGAFQIGGVIDVPSYSGEFALDQPAAEGSMYLHLADATGLQAGDHLWIELENTPEYLDSIGDTEWREDKPLRTSMVEVASVNGNTVRLTNGLAFDFSTVASVQKIEVAENVKLGGFTVDSGLAEQDPGNFSNVSAAFDRSNVISLSGTSHVKLFDIAIDNAPSNGFTFAQSIFLEASNLSVDGAVNKGDGGNGYAFQLKALYDSQLAGLEAFDTRHAVLFASWTSEANNTIQVRETNRDINFHGGDDHDNTVTVLSSERTDLEATYLSPTLFVNDEGTSYGAPTNPHANTVTFDVVKGTNKSELLVANDSGVEFHARAGADILVGGNGSDRLYAEKGDDLVFASKGNDVIDGGLGTDVLAYAGDRDDYTLTRDLSGRFVIHKAGGGYDIVAGVEAFRFADGTVAASTLSDLPTTYFGSDDADRITITSDHDVVLSGGGYDRIVASTSYVLGDENEALELVGDRAINGFGNAANNSFTGNDADNELFGFGGDDRFFARGGNDHLSGGEGNDDLYGQAGNDRLFGGAGDDLLNGGSGADTFVFSSGHDTVEDFSLRSGDRLDVGLTRFSSAAAFFAAFEEAAASGGDTFDALGIDVDGSGAHVEIRVADAHGDPFVLGLNGATLESLLASSDWIV; this is translated from the coding sequence ATGATCACCGTATCCGCCTCGACCTCCGCGGCCGAGCTGCAGGCCATTATCGACTCGGCTCCCGCAGGCGAAACCATCCTGCTGGGCGCCGGCACCTTCCAATTCGATGAGACCATCGTCATCGATCGTGACGACATCACGGTGATGGGCACCGGCTCGGCCGCCACGACCATCGAACTTGTCGGCAATGCCCGGGCCGGCGGGGCCTTCCAGATCGGCGGCGTCATCGATGTGCCGAGCTATTCGGGCGAGTTCGCGCTGGACCAGCCGGCGGCCGAAGGCTCGATGTACCTGCATCTGGCTGACGCCACGGGGCTACAAGCCGGCGACCACCTGTGGATCGAGCTCGAGAACACCCCCGAGTATCTCGACTCCATCGGCGACACCGAGTGGCGCGAAGACAAGCCGCTGCGCACTTCAATGGTCGAGGTGGCCTCGGTGAACGGCAACACCGTCCGGCTCACCAACGGGCTCGCCTTCGATTTTTCCACCGTCGCCTCGGTGCAGAAGATCGAAGTGGCCGAGAACGTCAAGCTCGGCGGCTTCACGGTAGACTCCGGCCTCGCCGAGCAGGATCCGGGCAACTTCAGCAACGTGTCGGCGGCGTTCGATCGTTCCAACGTCATCTCGCTGTCGGGCACCAGCCACGTGAAGCTGTTCGACATCGCCATCGACAATGCGCCGTCCAACGGCTTCACCTTCGCCCAGTCGATCTTCCTCGAGGCCTCGAACCTCTCAGTCGATGGCGCGGTGAACAAGGGCGATGGCGGCAACGGCTATGCCTTCCAGCTCAAGGCCCTCTACGATAGCCAGCTGGCCGGGCTCGAGGCCTTCGACACCCGCCACGCCGTGCTGTTCGCCAGTTGGACCAGCGAAGCCAACAACACTATCCAGGTGCGCGAGACCAACCGCGACATCAACTTCCACGGCGGCGACGACCACGACAACACCGTCACCGTGCTGAGTTCGGAACGCACCGACCTCGAGGCCACCTACCTGTCGCCGACGCTGTTCGTGAACGATGAAGGCACCAGTTACGGCGCCCCCACCAACCCGCACGCCAACACCGTGACCTTCGACGTGGTCAAGGGCACCAACAAGAGTGAACTGCTCGTCGCCAATGACAGTGGTGTCGAGTTCCACGCCCGCGCCGGCGCCGATATTCTCGTCGGCGGCAATGGCAGTGACCGGCTCTATGCCGAAAAAGGCGACGACCTGGTTTTCGCCTCCAAGGGCAATGACGTCATCGATGGCGGGCTGGGCACCGATGTCCTCGCCTATGCCGGCGACCGCGACGACTACACCCTCACCCGCGACCTCTCAGGCCGTTTCGTCATCCACAAGGCCGGTGGCGGCTACGATATCGTCGCCGGTGTCGAAGCGTTCCGCTTCGCCGACGGCACCGTCGCCGCATCGACGCTCTCCGACTTGCCGACGACGTATTTCGGCTCGGATGACGCCGACCGCATCACCATCACCTCGGACCATGACGTAGTGCTGTCCGGTGGGGGCTATGATCGCATCGTCGCCTCGACCAGCTACGTACTCGGCGATGAGAACGAGGCGCTCGAACTGGTCGGCGATCGCGCCATCAACGGTTTCGGCAATGCGGCCAACAACAGCTTCACCGGCAATGACGCCGACAACGAACTGTTCGGCTTTGGTGGTGACGACCGTTTCTTTGCCCGCGGCGGCAACGACCACCTGTCTGGCGGCGAGGGCAATGACGACCTCTACGGCCAGGCCGGCAACGACCGGCTGTTCGGCGGCGCTGGCGATGATCTCCTCAATGGCGGCTCGGGCGCCGACACCTTCGTGTTCTCGTCCGGCCACGATACCGTCGAGGATTTCTCGCTCCGTTCGGGGGACCGGCTCGATGTCGGGCTCACCCGCTTCAGCTCGGCGGCCGCGTTCTTTGCCGCATTCGAAGAGGCCGCTGCGAGCGGTGGCGACACCTTCGATGCGCTCGGCATCGATGTCGATGGCAGCGGCGCTCACGTCGAGATCCGCGTCGCTGACGCCCATGGCGATCCGTTCGTCCTGGGGCTCAACGGCGCGACGCTCGAATCCCTCCTGGCATCGTCGGACTGGATCGTCTGA
- a CDS encoding type I secretion system permease/ATPase → MSNGARRDSVVRALVRRTGFPLLALGLMSLATNLLVLTGPLFMLQVYDRVLASRSVPTLVALFALVAGTYAFLALLDLLRSRMAQRFAGALEASIAPDVFRASLRAGLLPLGLARPDAVRDLDAIRNFVGGPGPLALFDLPWLPVYLAIIFLFHPALGWLATGGALVATTLLVINERLSGRPTAEAAAAQAHRQTLSDDARVNAEPVLAMGMLDDVTSRWQARSAALAEVQNRAADVGALYMSVTKSFRLLLQSAVLALGAYLVIRGELSAGLMIAASIVTSRALAPVEQVVAQWRGLTATRQALRRTEMLLATQPTTVNGLSLPDPQFTLEVGHFATGPVLHKPPLVAGVSFTLAAGEAMGVLGLSGSGKTSLARGLCGIWPVLAGEIRLDGSEFGHFDPIQLGRRIGYLPQSVGLFDGTVAENIARFRPDADSESVLKAARLAGVHDLITALPDGYDTRIGARGAALSAGQRQRIGLARALYGDPFLLVLDEPNANLDFAGDNALTTALTAAKARGAVVIVIAHRPSAIAACDKLIYLVNGRQSAFGAKEEVLRQVTAPAPRITGVRVDG, encoded by the coding sequence ATGTCGAATGGCGCCCGGCGCGACAGCGTCGTCCGCGCCCTGGTGAGGCGCACCGGCTTCCCGCTGCTGGCGCTTGGCCTCATGAGCCTCGCCACCAACCTCCTCGTACTCACCGGCCCGCTATTCATGCTGCAGGTCTACGATCGGGTGCTGGCGAGCCGTTCGGTGCCGACGCTTGTGGCCTTGTTCGCACTGGTCGCCGGCACCTACGCCTTCCTCGCCCTACTCGACCTCTTGCGCTCGCGCATGGCCCAGCGCTTCGCCGGTGCGCTGGAAGCCTCGATTGCGCCCGACGTGTTCCGCGCCTCCCTCCGCGCCGGTTTGCTGCCGCTCGGCCTCGCGCGTCCCGACGCGGTGCGCGACCTCGATGCCATTCGCAACTTCGTTGGCGGGCCCGGGCCGCTGGCACTTTTCGATCTGCCGTGGTTGCCGGTCTACCTCGCCATCATCTTCCTGTTCCATCCGGCGCTCGGCTGGCTGGCAACCGGCGGGGCGCTGGTGGCTACGACGCTACTGGTGATCAACGAGCGGCTGTCCGGACGCCCCACTGCCGAAGCCGCTGCGGCCCAGGCGCATCGCCAGACGCTGAGCGATGATGCCCGCGTCAACGCCGAGCCGGTCCTCGCCATGGGCATGCTGGATGATGTGACCAGCCGCTGGCAGGCCCGCTCCGCGGCGTTGGCCGAAGTGCAGAACCGGGCCGCCGATGTCGGCGCGCTCTACATGTCGGTAACCAAGTCGTTCCGCCTTCTGCTGCAATCAGCCGTGCTGGCGCTTGGCGCTTACCTCGTCATTCGCGGCGAACTCTCCGCCGGGCTGATGATCGCCGCCTCGATCGTCACCTCGCGGGCGCTGGCGCCGGTCGAACAGGTGGTGGCGCAGTGGCGCGGGCTCACCGCGACCCGGCAGGCGCTCCGCCGGACGGAGATGCTGCTCGCTACCCAACCGACGACCGTCAACGGGCTGAGCCTCCCCGATCCGCAGTTCACCCTGGAGGTCGGCCACTTCGCCACCGGGCCGGTGCTGCATAAGCCCCCGCTCGTCGCCGGGGTCAGCTTCACGCTGGCCGCCGGCGAGGCGATGGGGGTGCTGGGTCTGTCCGGCTCGGGCAAGACCTCGTTGGCGCGCGGGCTTTGCGGCATCTGGCCCGTACTGGCCGGCGAGATCCGGCTGGACGGCTCGGAGTTCGGTCATTTCGATCCCATCCAGCTCGGCCGCCGCATCGGTTACCTGCCGCAGAGCGTCGGCCTGTTCGACGGCACGGTCGCCGAGAACATCGCCCGCTTCCGCCCTGACGCCGACAGCGAGAGCGTACTCAAGGCCGCGCGTCTGGCCGGCGTCCACGACCTCATTACTGCCCTGCCCGATGGCTACGATACCCGCATCGGCGCTCGCGGCGCCGCACTCTCGGCCGGCCAGCGCCAGCGCATCGGTCTGGCTCGTGCGCTCTATGGCGATCCGTTCCTGCTAGTACTCGACGAGCCCAACGCCAATCTCGACTTTGCCGGCGACAACGCGCTGACGACGGCGCTCACTGCCGCCAAGGCGCGCGGCGCCGTGGTGATCGTCATCGCCCACCGGCCCAGCGCCATCGCCGCCTGCGACAAGCTGATCTACCTGGTGAATGGACGGCAAAGCGCCTTCGGGGCCAAGGAAGAGGTGTTGCGCCAGGTCACTGCCCCTGCCCCGCGCATCACGGGGGTGCGGGTCGATGGCTGA
- a CDS encoding HlyD family type I secretion periplasmic adaptor subunit, whose protein sequence is MADPLRSLRRHATAGLGAMALFIGLLGGWAGTTEIAGAVVAPGTIVPLEGSKRVQHPEGGVVSAILVKDGDAVEAGQLLVQLDSTAVSANLAVIVSQLSAAFALEARLTAESIGNDKLTLPTSLDDWPDRATLNGLLAGQERLRQSRAEAQAGMSTQLEEQIGQLGEQIAGLEAQQAAVERQIEILSNEVADAEALFRDGLIEASRLNSSRRELARLEGEAGNLTAEIAAARTAIAGSRARIAENAATFRAGVLEDLRNVGLEIAELLQQKIAAEDRLAKLEIRAPQAGIVHESIVRTVGGVVAAGETLMQVVPHTDRLALEARVSPLDIDKLSLGQAAAIRLTGLDARTTPELVAAVDSISPDLSRDPTTGVAYFSIRMRLGEAELARLPDGQHLSAGMPAEAFLRTTDRTVLSYLLGPLAAQLSHAFRED, encoded by the coding sequence ATGGCTGATCCGCTCCGCAGTCTCAGGCGACATGCCACCGCCGGCCTGGGCGCCATGGCGCTGTTCATCGGCCTGCTCGGCGGCTGGGCCGGCACCACCGAGATCGCCGGTGCCGTCGTGGCTCCGGGCACTATCGTACCGCTGGAAGGCAGCAAGCGGGTGCAGCATCCGGAAGGCGGCGTGGTGAGCGCCATCCTGGTGAAGGACGGAGATGCCGTCGAAGCCGGGCAATTGCTGGTGCAACTCGACAGCACCGCCGTCTCGGCCAACCTCGCGGTGATCGTCTCGCAACTGAGCGCCGCCTTTGCCCTGGAGGCCCGGCTTACCGCCGAAAGCATCGGTAACGACAAGCTGACGCTTCCGACGAGCCTCGACGACTGGCCCGACCGCGCGACGCTCAATGGCCTGCTGGCCGGCCAGGAGCGGCTGCGCCAGAGCCGCGCCGAGGCGCAGGCGGGCATGAGCACCCAGCTCGAGGAACAGATCGGCCAGTTGGGCGAGCAGATCGCCGGGCTCGAGGCGCAACAGGCCGCCGTTGAACGGCAGATCGAAATCCTTTCCAACGAGGTCGCCGATGCCGAAGCCTTGTTTCGCGATGGGCTGATAGAGGCCAGCCGTCTCAACAGTTCTCGTCGCGAACTGGCGCGGCTCGAGGGCGAGGCCGGCAACCTCACCGCCGAGATCGCTGCCGCCCGCACCGCCATCGCCGGCAGCCGGGCCAGGATCGCCGAAAACGCCGCCACCTTCCGCGCCGGCGTGCTCGAGGACCTGCGTAATGTCGGGCTCGAGATCGCCGAGCTGCTACAGCAGAAGATCGCCGCCGAAGATCGGCTGGCCAAGCTCGAGATCCGCGCGCCACAGGCCGGCATCGTGCACGAGTCGATCGTTCGCACCGTCGGCGGCGTCGTCGCGGCCGGCGAGACGCTGATGCAGGTGGTGCCGCATACCGACCGGCTGGCGCTCGAAGCGCGGGTATCGCCGCTCGATATCGACAAGCTCAGCCTCGGCCAGGCTGCCGCGATCCGGCTCACCGGGCTCGATGCCCGGACCACGCCGGAACTGGTGGCGGCGGTCGATTCCATCTCCCCCGACCTGTCGCGCGATCCGACGACGGGGGTCGCCTATTTTTCGATCCGGATGCGGCTGGGCGAAGCCGAACTCGCCCGCCTGCCCGACGGCCAGCACCTGAGCGCCGGCATGCCGGCCGAAGCGTTCCTCCGCACCACGGATCGAACCGTGCTGTCCTATCTGCTGGGGCCGTTGGCAGCGCAGCTGAGTCATGCGTTTCGGGAGGATTGA
- a CDS encoding aldo/keto reductase produces MSATSFKQRKVGRTDLELTELGLGGATLAGIFTEVPDEQARATVGAALDAGIRYFDTAPQYGYGRSEHLMGDGLRFRTEGVVLSTKVGRLLRPVQSEAERDYPHNWVKPLPFEQVYDYSYWGVMRSYEASLARLGLSKVDILYVHDIGLATHSAEQNPIYWKQLAEDGGYKALKELKATGKVSAIGLGVNEWEVLMDAFALGDWDVFLLAGRYTLLEQTSLSPFLTTCLERGASVVCGGPFNGGALMGTGTWNYAKAPDHIVKRVADLEALCKEFGVPLGAAALQFPLAHKAICNILPGPKSPAELNGILDWWNTKVPDALWDALADRQLVEKGTPLPNGRTA; encoded by the coding sequence ATGAGCGCCACCAGTTTCAAGCAGCGCAAGGTTGGTCGGACCGACCTCGAATTGACCGAACTCGGGCTTGGCGGCGCGACGCTCGCCGGCATCTTCACCGAAGTCCCCGACGAGCAGGCCCGCGCCACTGTCGGCGCCGCACTCGATGCCGGCATCCGCTATTTCGACACTGCTCCGCAGTATGGCTACGGCCGCTCCGAGCACCTGATGGGCGACGGCCTGCGCTTCCGCACCGAGGGCGTCGTACTCTCCACCAAGGTCGGCCGCCTGCTGCGCCCGGTGCAGTCGGAAGCCGAGCGCGACTATCCGCACAACTGGGTCAAGCCGCTGCCGTTCGAGCAAGTCTATGACTACAGCTACTGGGGCGTCATGCGCTCCTACGAGGCGAGCCTCGCCCGGCTCGGCCTGAGCAAGGTCGATATCCTCTACGTTCACGATATCGGTCTCGCCACCCACAGCGCCGAACAGAACCCGATCTACTGGAAGCAGCTCGCCGAGGACGGCGGCTACAAGGCGCTGAAGGAACTGAAAGCCACCGGCAAGGTCTCGGCCATCGGCCTCGGGGTCAACGAGTGGGAAGTACTGATGGATGCCTTCGCTCTGGGCGACTGGGACGTGTTCCTGCTTGCCGGCCGCTACACCCTGCTTGAACAGACCTCGCTGTCGCCGTTCCTCACCACCTGCCTCGAACGCGGCGCCTCGGTGGTTTGCGGCGGCCCGTTCAATGGCGGCGCCCTGATGGGCACCGGCACCTGGAACTACGCCAAAGCGCCCGACCACATCGTCAAGCGCGTCGCCGACCTCGAAGCGCTGTGCAAGGAATTCGGCGTGCCGCTGGGCGCCGCCGCCCTGCAGTTCCCGCTGGCGCACAAGGCGATCTGCAACATCCTCCCCGGCCCAAAATCGCCGGCCGAACTCAACGGCATCCTCGACTGGTGGAACACCAAGGTACCGGATGCCCTATGGGATGCGCTGGCGGACCGCCAGCTCGTGGAAAAAGGCACGCCGCTGCCGAACGGACGTACCGCCTGA
- a CDS encoding HAD-IA family hydrolase: MRSGVLMMDVDGVLVSGRPTDGRHLFAELEADLGLSPDRLRETFFSPFWEAIVTGREGLTERLAPVLATMAPKVSAERLIAYWFENDSRVDQNVLSAMKRYRQRGVPVFLATNQEHMRADYLMRTVGLGAHVDGIIYSAALGHRKPDAQFFERAAAIAGAAPEEIVLVDDTLANVEAARRSGWSAVHWTGDSTLDDELSPYLW; encoded by the coding sequence ATGCGATCCGGGGTGCTGATGATGGACGTCGATGGCGTCCTCGTCAGCGGCCGCCCGACCGATGGCAGACATCTGTTTGCCGAACTGGAAGCCGATCTCGGCCTGTCGCCGGACCGGCTGCGGGAGACGTTCTTCAGCCCATTCTGGGAAGCGATCGTCACTGGTCGCGAGGGACTGACCGAGCGGCTCGCCCCGGTGTTGGCGACGATGGCGCCAAAAGTCTCGGCTGAACGGTTGATCGCCTACTGGTTCGAGAACGACTCCCGGGTCGACCAGAACGTCCTCTCGGCGATGAAGCGCTACCGCCAACGGGGCGTACCGGTGTTCCTCGCCACCAACCAGGAGCACATGCGGGCCGACTACCTGATGCGAACGGTCGGGCTCGGCGCGCATGTCGATGGCATCATCTATTCGGCCGCGCTCGGTCACCGGAAGCCGGATGCCCAGTTCTTCGAACGCGCCGCAGCCATTGCCGGTGCGGCGCCCGAGGAGATCGTGCTGGTCGACGACACGCTCGCCAACGTCGAGGCGGCGCGACGAAGCGGGTGGAGCGCGGTGCATTGGACGGGCGACAGCACGCTGGACGATGAACTATCGCCCTATTTGTGGTGA
- a CDS encoding class I SAM-dependent methyltransferase, with protein MDSSLPKIDQFLAALDSAVADGSFVRLALRLPFGADETLKSVDVKPAIIREQLKLSFTFHHQTRDLTQNHPPAGALGQLRRLMEKDFRQAFLFTTRFDLQFDSQGKSPRLKQSEPTSKAPASLSHDRAKARPIPAAGKAWLSELGVTGADGQVLKAAGDKFRQINRYVEILGPLLKAIPEGKLNRVIDMGAGKGYLTFAVADYLKQNLGRTTEVVGVEFRDDLVTFCNDTARTTGVSNLHFEQGTIENFDSAGADVLIALHACDTATDDAIAKGIAAGSELIVVAPCCHKQIRREIETSNRGNALDFVMKHGIFVERQAEMVTDAMRAMILEHFGYSTKVFEFISDVHTPKNVLIVATKTKRGKDASQLRKLAEAKEFFGIRRHYLEDAVGL; from the coding sequence ATGGATAGCAGCCTGCCCAAAATCGATCAGTTCCTCGCCGCCCTCGACAGCGCCGTCGCCGACGGCAGCTTCGTGCGGCTGGCGCTGCGCCTGCCGTTCGGCGCCGACGAGACGCTGAAGAGCGTCGACGTCAAGCCGGCCATCATTCGCGAGCAGCTGAAGCTGAGCTTCACTTTCCATCACCAGACCCGCGACCTGACCCAGAACCATCCGCCGGCAGGCGCCCTGGGACAGCTCAGGCGGCTGATGGAAAAGGACTTTCGCCAGGCCTTCCTGTTCACCACCCGGTTCGACCTGCAGTTCGACAGCCAGGGCAAGTCACCGCGGCTGAAGCAGAGCGAGCCGACCAGCAAGGCGCCGGCGTCACTGTCGCACGATCGCGCCAAGGCACGGCCGATCCCGGCGGCCGGCAAGGCGTGGCTCTCCGAGCTGGGCGTCACCGGCGCCGACGGTCAAGTGCTGAAGGCCGCCGGCGACAAGTTCCGGCAGATCAACCGGTACGTCGAAATCCTGGGACCGCTGCTGAAAGCCATCCCCGAGGGCAAGCTGAACCGCGTCATCGATATGGGCGCCGGCAAGGGTTACCTGACCTTCGCGGTGGCCGACTATCTGAAACAGAACCTGGGCCGCACAACTGAGGTGGTCGGGGTCGAATTCCGCGACGACCTGGTGACGTTCTGCAACGACACCGCTCGCACCACAGGCGTGAGCAACCTGCATTTCGAGCAGGGAACGATCGAGAATTTCGACTCTGCCGGCGCCGACGTGCTGATTGCGCTCCACGCCTGCGACACGGCGACCGACGACGCCATCGCCAAGGGGATCGCGGCAGGCTCCGAACTGATCGTCGTGGCGCCGTGCTGCCACAAGCAGATCCGCCGCGAGATCGAGACTTCGAACCGCGGCAACGCGCTGGATTTCGTGATGAAGCACGGCATCTTCGTCGAGCGGCAGGCCGAGATGGTCACCGACGCCATGCGCGCCATGATCCTCGAGCATTTCGGCTACTCGACCAAAGTGTTCGAATTCATCTCGGACGTGCACACGCCCAAGAACGTGCTGATCGTCGCGACGAAAACCAAGCGCGGCAAGGACGCGTCGCAGCTGCGGAAGTTGGCCGAAGCGAAAGAGTTCTTCGGCATCCGGCGGCACTATCTCGAGGATGCCGTGGGGCTTTAG